The following are encoded together in the Macadamia integrifolia cultivar HAES 741 chromosome 10, SCU_Mint_v3, whole genome shotgun sequence genome:
- the LOC122092362 gene encoding uncharacterized protein C57A7.06: MKLRPRSENQVKRISVTKHQWRKPDACEERYWSQEKQFVRSSFAAVGAEGLIPAKIVLEKKRRMREDTKQRKDASGMKRKQLHSTVDKKKRTKKKDERKKTGPRLPSALKRELDVLNPNPRNSDEEIDSDVGDVYEYEERMPEEESKKNRRFDTVDNLEYELPDEFEDENLPSEDDDDDDEDNDSGERSRRRDNSNRLDDEVEEDDDGRHAKMLQGITGIPSEAFEGKKKKNTVVLSEAHPESEYNPSRGAIDGDGNISVEDLLGSIQGMSGYSKVRKRVHQVDKKSKSVLAPLPKADREKLERKVVYEKSKKEITKWEPLVKKHREAPTLYFDEDINVGYSTVGAIASEFEPKTDFEKKIYSLVQDAKLMEAHNKDGARLLELNKISVKDVKDRQNRLAKMRSLLFRNEMKSKRIKNIKSKIYHRLSKKDKLKSASAGMEMDPEAAKEQAKKQEFKRAEERMTLKHKNSSKWAKRILERGLNTQDEGTRAAISEQLHQHALLTRKMNSAKDNSSSEGSSDENEEEDNELFLSSDQDRASKLLTRMKEKTLELMEDVEQPKSGVLSMPFMVNAEKKRKAEAYREAELTLRECESMVEQLDDTIESENPKIGTLSGRRVFGAARNNTQELSNKKSKNISDYSDSEDELAAKENIDGGQENVGLPQKDVQIDPGSLHEESGVGRQPVFKSFDDIVKDPGHRTTFEVAIFASDSWRKMKTGKEVDGKNGKTSVVVEPRQELKEVDEDTGTDSEEEMVDGILSSGAKASYELPSQEDLIHRAFAGDNVEEEFEDDKLEILKEENPEPEKPVLLPGWGQWTHIQQKKGLPSWMLEEHANAKKTREESLMKRKDAHLKHVIISEKIDKKAEKLHTKILPYPYTSKEVFEQSIRMPIGPEFNPATSVGALNRPEVVKKPGVIIKPIKFEEVNPYEKAEEHKRSGQAPKAKKRSKSRGEKATKMQVKKKS; encoded by the exons ATGAAACT CCGGCCCCGGTCAGAAAATCAGGTTAAACGTATATCTGTAACCAAACATCAGTGGCGGAAGCCTGATGCCTGTGAAGAGAGGTATTGGAGCCAGGAAAAACAGTTCGTTCGCTCTTCTTTCGCCGCTGTGGGAGCCGAAGGCCTCATTCCTGCAAAGATAgtgttggagaagaagagaaggatgagAGAGGATACTAAACAGAGGAAAGACGCGAGCGGTATGAAGAGAAAGCAGTTACATTCTACTGTagataagaagaagagaacgaagaagaaggatgAGCGGAAAAAGACTGGTCCTAGGTTGCCCTCTGCGTTGAAACGCGAGCTCGAtgtcctaaaccctaacccaaggAACAGTGACGAAGAGATCGATTCAGATGTCGGTGATGTGTACGAGTACGAAGAGCGTATGCCGGAAGAGGAGTCGAAGAAGAATCGGAGATTCGATACTGTTGATAACCTCGAATACGAGCTTCCAGACGAATTTGAG GATGAGAATTTGCCatcagaagatgatgatgatgatgatgaggataatGATAGTGGTGAAAGGAGCAGAAGAAGAGATAATTCGAACCGGTTGGATGATGAGgttgaagaggatgatgacggaAGGCATGCAAAGATGCTGCAAGGAATTACTGGTATCCCGAGTGAGGCCTTTGAAG gtaaaaagaagaagaacactgTTGTTCTGTCGGAAGCCCACCCAGAATCGGAGTACAATCCAAGCAGAGGTGCTATTGATGGTGATGGAAACATAAGTGTTGAGGATCTATTAGGAAGTATCCAGGGAATGTCCGGCTACAGTAAGGTCCGAAAGAGAGTGCATCAAGTGGACAAAAAGTCTAAGTCCGTTCTGGCTCCTCTTCCAAAGGCTGATCGTGAGAAGTTGGAGAGGAAAGTTGTgtatgaaaaatcaaagaagGAGATTACTAAGTGGGAGCCATTAGTCAAGAAGCATCGGGAAGCACCAACTCTGTATTTTGATGAAGATATAAATGTCGGGTACTCGACTGTGGGGGCAATTGCATCTGAATTTGAACCTAAAACTGATTTTGAGAAGAAGATTTATTCCCTAGTTCAGGATGCCAAGCTTATGGAAGCGCATAACAAGGATGGTGCAAGGCTTCTTGAGCTCAACAAG ATATCAGTCAAAGATGTAAAAGATCGTCAAAATCGTCTTGCTAAAATGCGTAGCCTTCTTTTCCGTAACGAAATGAAGAGTAAACGCATCAAGAACATTAAATCCAAGATATACCATCGGTTATCGAAGAAGGATAAACTGAAATCAGCATCTGCTGGAATGGAAATGGACCCAGAAGCTGCTAAGGAGCAAGCAAAGAAGCAAGAGTTCAAACGAGCTGAG GAACGTATGACGCTGAAACACAAAAACAGTTCCAAGTGGGCAAAACGTATTTTGGAACGTGGTCTAAACACCCAGGATGAAGGAACTCGAGCTGCTATTTCTGAACAACTTCATCAACATGCACTGTTGACCAGAAAGATGAATTCTGCGAAGGATAATAGTAGCAGTGAAGGTAGTAGTGATGAGAATGAGGAGGAGGATAACGAGCTTTTTTTGAGCTCAGATCAGGACAGGGCATCCAAGCTTTTAACCAGGATGAAAGAGAAGACACTTGAACTCATGGAAGATGTGGAGCAGCCTAAATCAGGGGTGCTTTCGATGCCATTCATG GTTAAtgcagaaaaaaagagaaaggcaGAAGCATATAGAGAAGCAGAACTTACACTTCGAGAGTGTGAGTCCATGGTAGAGCAGCTTGATGATACTATTGAGTcggaaaatccaaaaataggaACTTTAAGTGGTAGACGGGTATTTGGGGCAGCTAGAAACAATACCCAAGAATTAAGtaataagaaatcaaagaaCATAAGTGATTACAGTGACAGCGAAGACGAATTAGCGGCCAAAGAAAACATTGATGGGGGCCAGGAAAATGTTGGTCTTCCACAAAAGGATGTTCAAATTGATCCGGGGTCACTCCATGAAGAGTCTGGTGTTGGTCGGCAGCCTGTGTTTAAG AGctttgatgatattgttaaagACCCTGGACACAGGACGACATTTGAAGTAGCTATTTTTGCATCAGACTCCTGGAGAAAG ATGAAGACTGGAAAAGAGGTAGATGGCAAAAATGGCAAGACTTCGGTTGTGGTAGAGCCTCGTCAGGAGCTGAAG GAGGTAGATGAGGATACTGGTACAGACAGTGAAGAAGAGATGGTGGATGGGATTCTATCTTCTGGTGCAAAAGCCAGCTATGAACTTCCATCTCAAGAAGACCTTATACACCGTGCTTTTGCTGGTGACAATGTAGAGGAAGAGTTTGAGGACGATAAACTGGAAATTCTGAAAGAGGAGAATCCAGAACCTGAGAAGCCAGTATTACTTCCAGGCTGGGGCCAATGGACTCATATCCAGCAGAAGAAAGGCTTGCCTTCTTGGATGCTTGAAGAGCATGCAAATGCCAAAAAGACACGGGAAGAATCCCTGATGAAGAGGAAGGATGCACATCTGAAACATGTCATTATCTCTGAAAAGATTGACAAGAAG GCTGAGAAGTTGCATACAAAGATATTGCCCTATCCATACACATCGAAGGAAGTTTTCGAACAGAGTATTAGAATGCCTATTGGACCTGAATTCAACCCAGCAACATCAGTTGGTGCACTTAATCGGCCAGAA GTGGTTAAGAAACCTGGTGTCATAATCAAACCAATTAAGTTTGAGGAGGTGAATCCTTATGAGAAAGCTGAGGAACACAAGAGAAGTGGGCAGGCACCAAAGGCAAAGAAGAGAAGTAAAAGTCGGGGTGAGAAAGCCACTAAGATgcaagtgaaaaagaaaagttga
- the LOC122092361 gene encoding protein LURP-one-related 11-like, which produces MAGSSSDEEERTILDSQMAFSNSSSPARLTLWRQSLLFNGNGYTVYDDLGGGLVFRVDNYASNWKQEMFLMDFSGHVLFTICRRSNSNNSNSISQLIWKKLSILESWEAFKGDKEEGIRYGSGLQKPFMVATKAFSNSCCNITVATGDKYLIKWSCREGWSKIFPAAAAAATLPIAQISKKFGTPPESSSLGKDVFTLTVQQGVDQAIIMTMVMISYAMR; this is translated from the exons ATGGCTGGTTCATCATcagatgaagaagagagaacgaTCCTTGATTCTCAAATGGCTTTCTCTAATTCATCTTCCCCAGCTCGCCTGACCCTTTGGCGTCAGTCCTTGCTCTTCAATGGTAATGGTTACACAGTCTATGATGATTTGGGTGGTGGTTTAGTTTTCAGGGTTGATAACTATGCCTCCAACTGGAAGCAGGAGATGTTCCTCATGGATTTCTCCGGCCATGTCTTGTTCACCATCTGCCGCCGCAGTAATAGTAACAACAGTAATAGTATATCACAGTTAATTTGGAAGAAACTTAGTATATTGGAGAGTTGGGAAGCATTCAAGGGTGACAAAGAGGAAGGAATAAGATATGGTAGTGGTCTTCAGAAGCCCTTCATGGTAGCAACAAAGGCCTTCAGCAACTCTTGTTGCAATATAACAGTAGCCACGGGAGATAAGTACTTAATTAAGTGGTCATGTCGAGAGGGATGGTCAAAGATCTTCCCGGCGGCGGCAGCAGCAGCTACATTACCAATAGCCCAG ATTAGCAAGAAATTTGGGACACCACCGGAATCTTCTTCGCTAGGAAAAGATGTCTTTACTCTGACTGTGCAGCAAGGGGTGGATCAAGCTATAATAATGACGATGGTTATGATCAGTTATGCTATGAGATGA
- the LOC122090999 gene encoding uncharacterized protein LOC122090999 translates to MNMDFGVLLSLLFFGFLVSPSSGKPDGVCISQGGRFPPFSSEGKPPRKVNRGPKDLTLCRVFRKNTCCDVAQTHPALLSIRRLASAGEASQDCLQLWELLECSICDPHVGVQPGPPLVCASFCDRVFQACSNAYFSMDAKTQALSPCRLSDFVCGRASEWASNGTELCQLAGFAIKTPEETHQGTEEPSCYGGKASLDSIADSRKPSQYGVFQKVENAGFFEDFKQWLREIPFSERVSWAVGGMVLTTGLLFVSKRKSHSKRQKQAAILRTAKRLEAKMSQQTSTSRRNRK, encoded by the exons ATGAACATGGATTTTGGTGTTCTGCTGTCTTTGCTCTTCTTCGGCTTCCTCGTTTCTCCTTCTTCAG GTAAACCTGATGGAGTATGCATTTCCCAGGGTGGCCGCTTTCCTCCATTCTCATCTGAAGGGAAACCTCCAAGAAAAGTAAATAGGGGTCCCAAAGATTTGACTCTTTGCAGGGTGTTCCGTAAGAACACATGTTGTGATGTTGCCCAAACACATCCAGCACTGTTATCTATAAGAAGGTTGGCTTCTGCAGGAGAAGCCAGCCAAGATTGCTTGCAATTATGGGAACTTTTGGAATGCTCCATCTGTGATCCACATGTTGGTGTTCAGCCTGGACCTCCTCTTGTATGTGCTTCTTTTTGTGATAGGGTCTTTCAGGCTTGCTCAAATGCGTATTTCTCTATGGATGCAAAGACTCAG GCCCTGTCTCCATGCAGATTAAGTGACTTTGTTTGTGGTAGAGCTTCCGAGTGGGCCTCTAATGGTACGGAGCTCTGCCAACTTGCAGGTTTTGCTATTAAAACGCCTGAGGAAACCCACCAGGGTACTGAGGAACCATCTTGCTACGGAGGCAAAGCCAGTTTAGATTCCATTGCAGATTCACGGAAACCTTCACAATATGGGGTGTTTCAGAAAGTTGAGAACGCAGGgttttttgaagattttaagCAGTGGTTGAGGGAAATTCCATTTAGCGAAAGGGTATCATGGGCTGTTGGAGGGATGGTGCTCACGACAGGACTTTTATTTGTGAG CAAAAGGAAGAGCCACAGCAAGCGCCAAAAGCAAGCAGCAATTCTGCGCACTGCTAAGAGACTGGAAGCTAAGATGAGCCAGCAGACCTCAACTAGTCGACGGAATAGGAAGTGA
- the LOC122091131 gene encoding dormancy-associated protein homolog 3-like isoform X1 encodes MGLLDKLWDDTVAGPRPDNGLGKLRKESNFSFRSNSGKEAAEGGNGRLYGDDMTEEATRVTRSIMIVKPPGNYGSPPVSPAGSTPPVSPFSGDRTGSDGSQRRMRTREQQGMMEPGALLLLTMCECE; translated from the exons ATGGGTCTCTTAGATAAGCTTTGGGACGACACAGTCGCCGGACCTCGGCCAGATAACGGCCTTGGCAAGCTACGGAAGGAGTCCAACTTTAGTTTCCGATCCAATTCCGGGAAGG AAGCGGCGGAGGGAGGGAATGGAAGATTGTATGGTGATGATATGACGGAGGAGGCTACTAGGGTTACGCGAAGCATCATGATAGTAAAGCCTCCTGGGAATTATGGATCACCGCCGGTTTCACCGGCCGGATCTACTCCTCCGGTATCTCCATTTTCCG GGGATCGAACCGGTTCCGACGGAAGTCAACGTCGGATGCGTACGAGAGAGCAGCAAGGGATGATGGAGCCAGGAGCCCTCCTTCTCCTTACGATGTGTGAATGCGAGTAA
- the LOC122091131 gene encoding dormancy-associated protein homolog 3-like isoform X2, with the protein MGLLDKLWDDTVAGPRPDNGLGKLRKESNFSFRSNSGKEAAEGGNGRLYGDDMTEEATRVTRSIMIVKPPGNYGSPPVSPAGSTPPVSPFSGSRGSNRFRRKSTSDAYERAARDDGARSPPSPYDV; encoded by the exons ATGGGTCTCTTAGATAAGCTTTGGGACGACACAGTCGCCGGACCTCGGCCAGATAACGGCCTTGGCAAGCTACGGAAGGAGTCCAACTTTAGTTTCCGATCCAATTCCGGGAAGG AAGCGGCGGAGGGAGGGAATGGAAGATTGTATGGTGATGATATGACGGAGGAGGCTACTAGGGTTACGCGAAGCATCATGATAGTAAAGCCTCCTGGGAATTATGGATCACCGCCGGTTTCACCGGCCGGATCTACTCCTCCGGTATCTCCATTTTCCG GAAGTAGGGGATCGAACCGGTTCCGACGGAAGTCAACGTCGGATGCGTACGAGAGAGCAGCAAGGGATGATGGAGCCAGGAGCCCTCCTTCTCCTTACGATGTGTGA